In the Malaya genurostris strain Urasoe2022 chromosome 1, Malgen_1.1, whole genome shotgun sequence genome, one interval contains:
- the LOC131425287 gene encoding neuroglian isoform X1 — translation MWTVNRRGGGPAIILLVATLHVLAVQSLIHSPPRIIKQPPTDEMLFQVAQPSENDKPFIVECEAEGEPTPRYRWIKNGKKFEWQTYDDRMSQQPGRGTLVIKSPRDEDLGQYQCFAENEHGTATSNSVFVRKAELNSFKDETARTVQVDEGSPFKMQCQPPDGWPRPNVYWLIQNMDGGISSINNSRMTLDPEGNLWFSNVTRDDQSDDFYYACAASSLFRNEYKIGNRVLLQVKQTGISAAQNKHHPQRQYVSRKNEVALRGKKIEMFCIYGGTPLPQVVWTKDGRPIQWNDKIQQNNYGKSLVIRHASFEDQGTYQCESSNGVGSAESYSIRLEVQAVPYFTVEPEIVNAAEDETAEFRCEATGVPKPKIIWVHNGKPIDQTPNNPRRIVSTNRIYFTKLEKSDTGNYGCNATNSLGYVYKDVYLNVLALAPEITEPPKLEYTVDRRNVTMTCRVFGAPKPEVKWIRNGRELTGGRYQILETGDLFIKGVEFSDAGEYTCNAVNKLGEKSASGELVVKEHTRIIDEPQDYEVVAGTQATFRCNAVADSSLGLTIEWLTDGVPIDFETQPRFVMTNDYSLTISKTIELDTGVYSCVARTDLDEVNANATLTVYDRPNSPSLTGIECHQAVATISWKPNGDNRSPILHYTIEFNTSFTPDSWEISTKDVPATDFTYSVDMSPWANYTFRVIAINKVGPSLPSGHSDICTTQPSVPFKNPDNVEGQGTEPTNLLIKWTPMSEIEHNAPRFQYRVYWQLDTGVDNWNTEDIFDWRQSELLVRDQPTFQRYRIKVVAINELGEANVAPKEVIGYSGEDRPLVAPTNFTLIQVTAPTSAILSWNPVTEESVRGHFKGYKIQTWTDTDGEENLREVLVTSDSKQALVTDFIPDSTNYARILAYNGRFNGPASTTLSFETPEGVPNTIQSLDAIPLGSSAFLLKWKKPLQTNGKLTGYKIYYEEVKGTSFGPRMEREPHIHDPRITDAKLGKLKQATKYRVHVVGTTKAGEGQDYYIEQKTASGLAIPPDQPYFAWERQPNDNGRADIKVIWQPNLEGKPGSHFFIKYRIKGENQWLMTEPVLYENHHTVHGLDPDSNYEFRVVSVDGEYQTESLSQEVDTYGIEGPIKVPNENVATAGWFIGMMLAIAFLILLLIIICIVKRNRGGKYDVHDRELANGRNDYTEEGGFPEYSQPVLRDYSLDNKSQGRQSLNSQKVPPESDTDSMAEYGEGDTGGQFTEDGSFIGQYVPGKPPVSAHSTPQNPSLQGANAGMATYV, via the exons ATATCGATGGATCAAAAACGGCAAAAAGTTCGAATGGCAAACGTACGACGACCGCATGTCGCAGCAGCCTGGCCGCGGTACGCTGGTAATCAAATCGCCTCGTGATGAGGATCTTGGTCAGTATCAGTGCTTCGCGGAGAACGAACACGGCACGGCGACCTCCAACTCGGTATTCGTTCGTAAAGCCGAACTGAACTCGTTCAAGGATGAAACCGCCAGAACCGTCCAAGTAGATGAGGGTTCACCCTTCAAAATGCAGTGTCAACCTCCGGACGGTTGGCCACGACCGAACGTGTACTGGTTAATTCAGAATATGGACGGCGGTATCAGTTCGATCAACAACTCTCGAATGACTCTGGATCCGGAGGGTAATCTGTGGTTCTCCAACGTAACTCGTGATGACCAGTCGGATGACTTTTATTATGCTTGTGCTGCTTCTTCGTTGTTCCGGAATGAGTACAAAATCGGTAACCGTGTGTTGCTGCAAGTTAAACAAACGGGTATCTCCGCCGCTCAAAATAAACATCACCCGCAGCGACAGTACGTTTCTCGAAAGAATGAAGTCGCGCTGAGGGGGAAGAAAATCGAAATGTTCTGTATATATGGCGGAACACCTTTACCTCAGGTGGTATGGACCAAAGATGGTCGACCGATACAGTGGAACGATAAGATTCAACAGAACAATTACGGCAAGTCACTGGTAATAAGACACGCCTCTTTCGAAGATCAGGGTACGTATCAGTGCGAATCGTCGAACGGTGTTGGCAGTGCCGAGTCATATTCAATCCGGTTGGAAGTACAAGCAGTGCCATACTTCACTGTTGAACCGGAGATCGTAAATGCTGCAGAAGACGAAACTGCGGAGTTCCGCTGTGAAGCTACCGGTGTTCCGAAGCCCAAGATCATTTGGGTTCATAATGGAAAACCGATCGATCAAACTCCTAATAATCCTCGGCGTATCGTCAGTACTAACAGGATCTACTTCACTAAGTTGGAAAAGAGTGATACGG GTAATTACGGTTGTAACGCCACCAACTCGCTCGGTTATGTATACAAGGACGTTTATTTGAACGTTTTGGCTTTGGCACCCGAAATCACCGAACCTCCAAAACTGGAATACACCGTCGATCGGCGCAATGTTACCATGACCTGTCGTGTATTCGGTGCTCCCAAGCCGGAAGTTAAGTGGATCCGAAATGGTCGTGAACTTACCGGTGGTCGATATCAAATCCTAGAAACTGGAGATCTTTTCATCAAAGGGGTGGAGTTTTCCGATGCAGGCGAGTATACTTGTAATGCTGTGAATAAACTTGGCGAAAAATCAGCCAGCGGTGAACTGGTCGTTAAAGAACACACCCGGATTATTGATGAACCGCAGGATTATGAGGTTGTTGCCGGTACGCAGGCCACTTTCAGGTGCAATGCTGTTGCGGATTCTTCGTTAGGTTTAACGATCGAATGGCTGACAGATGGTGTTCCAATTGATTTTGAAACCCAACCACGATTTGTTATGACGAACGATTACTCTCTGACAATTTCGAAAACGATCGAGCTGGATACGGGAGTGTATTCCTGCGTGGCGAGAACAGACTTGGATGAAGTCAATGCGAATGCTACTTTAACTGTTTATGACAGACCGAACAGTCCTTCTCTGACTGGTATTGAATGTCATCAGGCCGTAGCAACAATTTCATGGAAACCAAACGGCGATAATCGTTCGCCTATTCTACATTATACCATTGAATTTAACACTTCTTTCACTCCGGATAGTTGGGAAATTTCCACGAAAGACGTACCTGCGACTGATTTTACCTACAGTGTAGACATGAGCCCATGGGCCAATTACACGTTCCGGGTGATAGCTATTAACAAAGTTGGCCCTTCGTTACCGTCCGGTCACAGTGATATCTGTACCACACAACCAAGTGTTCCATTCAAAAATCCCGATAACGTCGAAGGGCAGGGAACTGAACCGACCAACTTACTGATCAAATGGACTCCGATGTCGGAAATCGAACACAACGCTCCTAGATTCCAGTATCGTGTATACTGGCAGCTGGATACTGGAGTAGACAACTGGAACACAGAGGATATATTCGATTGGCGGCAGTCAGAATTGCTTGTACGTGATCAGCCCACTTTCCAGCGGTATCGAATTAAAGTTGTAGCCATCAATGAACTTGGTGAAGCAAATGTTGCACCCAAAGAAGTTATCGGATATTCAGGAGAGGATAGACCCCTGGTTGCTCCTACCAATTTTACGCTCATCCAAGTTACCGCCCCTACATCTGCCATTCTCAGTTGGAATCCGGTAACTGAAGAGAGCGTCCGAGGTCATTTCAAAGGCTACAAAATTCAAACCTGGACCGATACCGATGGTGAAGAAAATTTGCGAGAAGTTCTCGTAACATCGGATTCAAAACAAGCTTTAGTCACGGATTTTATCCCGGATTCAACCAACTATGCTCGAATTTTGGCGTATAATGGAAGATTCAATGGGCCAGCCAGCACTACATTATCCTTTGAAACGCCCGAGGGAGTCCCTAATACGATACAATCGCTGGATGCCATACCCCTGGGTTCGTCTGCTTTCCTACTTAAATGGAAGAAACCGCTACAAACAAATGGAAAATTAACCGGCTACAAGATCTACTACGAGGAGGTTAAAGGAACCTCGTTCGGACCTAGGATGGAACGGGAGCCGCACATTCATGACCCACGTATTACCGATGCTAAACTTGGTAAACTGAAGCAGGCTACCAAGTATCGAGTACATGTCGTAGGAACCACAAAAGCAGGAGAGGGTCAAGA CTACTACATCGAACAAAAGACTGCCAGTGGTTTAGCCATACCACCAGACCAACCCTATTTTGCCTGGGAACGTCAGCCTAATGATAATGGTCGTGCTGACATCAAGGTCATTTGGCAACCCAATCTAGAGGGTAAACCGGGATCACATTTCTTCATCAAGTACCGCATCAAGGGAGAAAATCAGTGGTTAATGACCGAACCTGTTCTGTACGAGAACCATCACACCGTTCATGGATTGGATCCGGACAGTAACTACGAGTTCCGAGTAGTTTCAGTCGATGGCGAATATCAAACCGAGTCGCTATCGCAAGAAGTGGACACCTATGGAATAG AGGGCCCAATCAAAGTTCCCAACGAGAATGTGGCCACCGCCGGTTGGTTCATCGGAATGATGCTCGCAATTGCCTTCCTGATACTGTTGCTGATTATCATCTGCATTGTCAAACGAAATCGCGGTGGCAAGTACGATGTGCACGATCGGGAGCTGGCGAATGGACGAAATGATTATACCGAGGAGGGCGGGTTCCCCGAGTACTCGCAGCC TGTTTTACGTGATTACAGCTTGGACAATAAAAGCCAGGGCCGACAATCACTGAACTCGCAAAAAGTCCCACCGGAAAGTGATACAGATTCCATGGCGGAATATGGTGAAGGTGATACAG GAGGACAGTTCACCGAAGATGGTTCCTTCATCGGACAGTATGTGCCCGGTAAGCCACCAGTCAGCGCCCATTCTACACCACAAAATCCGTCGCTGCAAGGAGCCAACGCTGGCATGGCCACTTACGTCTAA
- the LOC131425287 gene encoding neuroglian isoform X3 → MWTVNRRGGGPAIILLVATLHVLAVQSLIHSPPRIIKQPPTDEMLFQVAQPSENDKPFIVECEAEGEPTPRYRWIKNGKKFEWQTYDDRMSQQPGRGTLVIKSPRDEDLGQYQCFAENEHGTATSNSVFVRKAELNSFKDETARTVQVDEGSPFKMQCQPPDGWPRPNVYWLIQNMDGGISSINNSRMTLDPEGNLWFSNVTRDDQSDDFYYACAASSLFRNEYKIGNRVLLQVKQTGISAAQNKHHPQRQYVSRKNEVALRGKKIEMFCIYGGTPLPQVVWTKDGRPIQWNDKIQQNNYGKSLVIRHASFEDQGTYQCESSNGVGSAESYSIRLEVQAVPYFTVEPEIVNAAEDETAEFRCEATGVPKPKIIWVHNGKPIDQTPNNPRRIVSTNRIYFTKLEKSDTGNYGCNATNSLGYVYKDVYLNVLALAPEITEPPKLEYTVDRRNVTMTCRVFGAPKPEVKWIRNGRELTGGRYQILETGDLFIKGVEFSDAGEYTCNAVNKLGEKSASGELVVKEHTRIIDEPQDYEVVAGTQATFRCNAVADSSLGLTIEWLTDGVPIDFETQPRFVMTNDYSLTISKTIELDTGVYSCVARTDLDEVNANATLTVYDRPNSPSLTGIECHQAVATISWKPNGDNRSPILHYTIEFNTSFTPDSWEISTKDVPATDFTYSVDMSPWANYTFRVIAINKVGPSLPSGHSDICTTQPSVPFKNPDNVEGQGTEPTNLLIKWTPMSEIEHNAPRFQYRVYWQLDTGVDNWNTEDIFDWRQSELLVRDQPTFQRYRIKVVAINELGEANVAPKEVIGYSGEDRPLVAPTNFTLIQVTAPTSAILSWNPVTEESVRGHFKGYKIQTWTDTDGEENLREVLVTSDSKQALVTDFIPDSTNYARILAYNGRFNGPASTTLSFETPEGVPNTIQSLDAIPLGSSAFLLKWKKPLQTNGKLTGYKIYYEEVKGTSFGPRMEREPHIHDPRITDAKLGKLKQATKYRVHVVGTTKAGEGQDYYIEQKTASGLAIPPDQPYFAWERQPNDNGRADIKVIWQPNLEGKPGSHFFIKYRIKGENQWLMTEPVLYENHHTVHGLDPDSNYEFRVVSVDGEYQTESLSQEVDTYGIEGPIKVPNENVATAGWFIGMMLAIAFLILLLIIICIVKRNRGGKYDVHDRELANGRNDYTEEGGFPEYSQPVLRDYSLDNKSQGRQSLNSQKVPPESDTDSMAEYGEGDTEGMNEDGSFIGQYGRKGKNADSNSQAFATLV, encoded by the exons ATATCGATGGATCAAAAACGGCAAAAAGTTCGAATGGCAAACGTACGACGACCGCATGTCGCAGCAGCCTGGCCGCGGTACGCTGGTAATCAAATCGCCTCGTGATGAGGATCTTGGTCAGTATCAGTGCTTCGCGGAGAACGAACACGGCACGGCGACCTCCAACTCGGTATTCGTTCGTAAAGCCGAACTGAACTCGTTCAAGGATGAAACCGCCAGAACCGTCCAAGTAGATGAGGGTTCACCCTTCAAAATGCAGTGTCAACCTCCGGACGGTTGGCCACGACCGAACGTGTACTGGTTAATTCAGAATATGGACGGCGGTATCAGTTCGATCAACAACTCTCGAATGACTCTGGATCCGGAGGGTAATCTGTGGTTCTCCAACGTAACTCGTGATGACCAGTCGGATGACTTTTATTATGCTTGTGCTGCTTCTTCGTTGTTCCGGAATGAGTACAAAATCGGTAACCGTGTGTTGCTGCAAGTTAAACAAACGGGTATCTCCGCCGCTCAAAATAAACATCACCCGCAGCGACAGTACGTTTCTCGAAAGAATGAAGTCGCGCTGAGGGGGAAGAAAATCGAAATGTTCTGTATATATGGCGGAACACCTTTACCTCAGGTGGTATGGACCAAAGATGGTCGACCGATACAGTGGAACGATAAGATTCAACAGAACAATTACGGCAAGTCACTGGTAATAAGACACGCCTCTTTCGAAGATCAGGGTACGTATCAGTGCGAATCGTCGAACGGTGTTGGCAGTGCCGAGTCATATTCAATCCGGTTGGAAGTACAAGCAGTGCCATACTTCACTGTTGAACCGGAGATCGTAAATGCTGCAGAAGACGAAACTGCGGAGTTCCGCTGTGAAGCTACCGGTGTTCCGAAGCCCAAGATCATTTGGGTTCATAATGGAAAACCGATCGATCAAACTCCTAATAATCCTCGGCGTATCGTCAGTACTAACAGGATCTACTTCACTAAGTTGGAAAAGAGTGATACGG GTAATTACGGTTGTAACGCCACCAACTCGCTCGGTTATGTATACAAGGACGTTTATTTGAACGTTTTGGCTTTGGCACCCGAAATCACCGAACCTCCAAAACTGGAATACACCGTCGATCGGCGCAATGTTACCATGACCTGTCGTGTATTCGGTGCTCCCAAGCCGGAAGTTAAGTGGATCCGAAATGGTCGTGAACTTACCGGTGGTCGATATCAAATCCTAGAAACTGGAGATCTTTTCATCAAAGGGGTGGAGTTTTCCGATGCAGGCGAGTATACTTGTAATGCTGTGAATAAACTTGGCGAAAAATCAGCCAGCGGTGAACTGGTCGTTAAAGAACACACCCGGATTATTGATGAACCGCAGGATTATGAGGTTGTTGCCGGTACGCAGGCCACTTTCAGGTGCAATGCTGTTGCGGATTCTTCGTTAGGTTTAACGATCGAATGGCTGACAGATGGTGTTCCAATTGATTTTGAAACCCAACCACGATTTGTTATGACGAACGATTACTCTCTGACAATTTCGAAAACGATCGAGCTGGATACGGGAGTGTATTCCTGCGTGGCGAGAACAGACTTGGATGAAGTCAATGCGAATGCTACTTTAACTGTTTATGACAGACCGAACAGTCCTTCTCTGACTGGTATTGAATGTCATCAGGCCGTAGCAACAATTTCATGGAAACCAAACGGCGATAATCGTTCGCCTATTCTACATTATACCATTGAATTTAACACTTCTTTCACTCCGGATAGTTGGGAAATTTCCACGAAAGACGTACCTGCGACTGATTTTACCTACAGTGTAGACATGAGCCCATGGGCCAATTACACGTTCCGGGTGATAGCTATTAACAAAGTTGGCCCTTCGTTACCGTCCGGTCACAGTGATATCTGTACCACACAACCAAGTGTTCCATTCAAAAATCCCGATAACGTCGAAGGGCAGGGAACTGAACCGACCAACTTACTGATCAAATGGACTCCGATGTCGGAAATCGAACACAACGCTCCTAGATTCCAGTATCGTGTATACTGGCAGCTGGATACTGGAGTAGACAACTGGAACACAGAGGATATATTCGATTGGCGGCAGTCAGAATTGCTTGTACGTGATCAGCCCACTTTCCAGCGGTATCGAATTAAAGTTGTAGCCATCAATGAACTTGGTGAAGCAAATGTTGCACCCAAAGAAGTTATCGGATATTCAGGAGAGGATAGACCCCTGGTTGCTCCTACCAATTTTACGCTCATCCAAGTTACCGCCCCTACATCTGCCATTCTCAGTTGGAATCCGGTAACTGAAGAGAGCGTCCGAGGTCATTTCAAAGGCTACAAAATTCAAACCTGGACCGATACCGATGGTGAAGAAAATTTGCGAGAAGTTCTCGTAACATCGGATTCAAAACAAGCTTTAGTCACGGATTTTATCCCGGATTCAACCAACTATGCTCGAATTTTGGCGTATAATGGAAGATTCAATGGGCCAGCCAGCACTACATTATCCTTTGAAACGCCCGAGGGAGTCCCTAATACGATACAATCGCTGGATGCCATACCCCTGGGTTCGTCTGCTTTCCTACTTAAATGGAAGAAACCGCTACAAACAAATGGAAAATTAACCGGCTACAAGATCTACTACGAGGAGGTTAAAGGAACCTCGTTCGGACCTAGGATGGAACGGGAGCCGCACATTCATGACCCACGTATTACCGATGCTAAACTTGGTAAACTGAAGCAGGCTACCAAGTATCGAGTACATGTCGTAGGAACCACAAAAGCAGGAGAGGGTCAAGA CTACTACATCGAACAAAAGACTGCCAGTGGTTTAGCCATACCACCAGACCAACCCTATTTTGCCTGGGAACGTCAGCCTAATGATAATGGTCGTGCTGACATCAAGGTCATTTGGCAACCCAATCTAGAGGGTAAACCGGGATCACATTTCTTCATCAAGTACCGCATCAAGGGAGAAAATCAGTGGTTAATGACCGAACCTGTTCTGTACGAGAACCATCACACCGTTCATGGATTGGATCCGGACAGTAACTACGAGTTCCGAGTAGTTTCAGTCGATGGCGAATATCAAACCGAGTCGCTATCGCAAGAAGTGGACACCTATGGAATAG AGGGCCCAATCAAAGTTCCCAACGAGAATGTGGCCACCGCCGGTTGGTTCATCGGAATGATGCTCGCAATTGCCTTCCTGATACTGTTGCTGATTATCATCTGCATTGTCAAACGAAATCGCGGTGGCAAGTACGATGTGCACGATCGGGAGCTGGCGAATGGACGAAATGATTATACCGAGGAGGGCGGGTTCCCCGAGTACTCGCAGCC TGTTTTACGTGATTACAGCTTGGACAATAAAAGCCAGGGCCGACAATCACTGAACTCGCAAAAAGTCCCACCGGAAAGTGATACAGATTCCATGGCGGAATATGGTGAAGGTGATACAG AAGGTATGAATGAGGACGGTTCCTTCATTGGACAGTACGGCCGTAAAGGCAAGAACGCGGACAGCAACTCACAGGCGTTTGCGACATTGGTCTAG
- the LOC131425287 gene encoding neuroglian isoform X7, which yields MWTVNRRGGGPAIILLVATLHVLAVQSLIHSPPRIIKQPPTDEMLFQVAQPSENDKPFIVECEAEGEPTPRYRWIKNGKKFEWQTYDDRMSQQPGRGTLVIKSPRDEDLGQYQCFAENEHGTATSNSVFVRKAELNSFKDETARTVQVDEGSPFKMQCQPPDGWPRPNVYWLIQNMDGGISSINNSRMTLDPEGNLWFSNVTRDDQSDDFYYACAASSLFRNEYKIGNRVLLQVKQTGISAAQNKHHPQRQYVSRKNEVALRGKKIEMFCIYGGTPLPQVVWTKDGRPIQWNDKIQQNNYGKSLVIRHASFEDQGTYQCESSNGVGSAESYSIRLEVQAVPYFTVEPEIVNAAEDETAEFRCEATGVPKPKIIWVHNGKPIDQTPNNPRRIVSTNRIYFTKLEKSDTGNYGCNATNSLGYVYKDVYLNVLALAPEITEPPKLEYTVDRRNVTMTCRVFGAPKPEVKWIRNGRELTGGRYQILETGDLFIKGVEFSDAGEYTCNAVNKLGEKSASGELVVKEHTRIIDEPQDYEVVAGTQATFRCNAVADSSLGLTIEWLTDGVPIDFETQPRFVMTNDYSLTISKTIELDTGVYSCVARTDLDEVNANATLTVYDRPNSPSLTGIECHQAVATISWKPNGDNRSPILHYTIEFNTSFTPDSWEISTKDVPATDFTYSVDMSPWANYTFRVIAINKVGPSLPSGHSDICTTQPSVPFKNPDNVEGQGTEPTNLLIKWTPMSEIEHNAPRFQYRVYWQLDTGVDNWNTEDIFDWRQSELLVRDQPTFQRYRIKVVAINELGEANVAPKEVIGYSGEDRPLVAPTNFTLIQVTAPTSAILSWNPVTEESVRGHFKGYKIQTWTDTDGEENLREVLVTSDSKQALVTDFIPDSTNYARILAYNGRFNGPASTTLSFETPEGVPNTIQSLDAIPLGSSAFLLKWKKPLQTNGKLTGYKIYYEEVKGTSFGPRMEREPHIHDPRITDAKLGKLKQATKYRVHVVGTTKAGEGQDYYIEQKTASGLAIPPDQPYFAWERQPNDNGRADIKVIWQPNLEGKPGSHFFIKYRIKGENQWLMTEPVLYENHHTVHGLDPDSNYEFRVVSVDGEYQTESLSQEVDTYGIEGPIKVPNENVATAGWFIGMMLAIAFLILLLIIICIVKRNRGGKYDVHDRELANGRNDYTEEGGFPEYSQPRYE from the exons ATATCGATGGATCAAAAACGGCAAAAAGTTCGAATGGCAAACGTACGACGACCGCATGTCGCAGCAGCCTGGCCGCGGTACGCTGGTAATCAAATCGCCTCGTGATGAGGATCTTGGTCAGTATCAGTGCTTCGCGGAGAACGAACACGGCACGGCGACCTCCAACTCGGTATTCGTTCGTAAAGCCGAACTGAACTCGTTCAAGGATGAAACCGCCAGAACCGTCCAAGTAGATGAGGGTTCACCCTTCAAAATGCAGTGTCAACCTCCGGACGGTTGGCCACGACCGAACGTGTACTGGTTAATTCAGAATATGGACGGCGGTATCAGTTCGATCAACAACTCTCGAATGACTCTGGATCCGGAGGGTAATCTGTGGTTCTCCAACGTAACTCGTGATGACCAGTCGGATGACTTTTATTATGCTTGTGCTGCTTCTTCGTTGTTCCGGAATGAGTACAAAATCGGTAACCGTGTGTTGCTGCAAGTTAAACAAACGGGTATCTCCGCCGCTCAAAATAAACATCACCCGCAGCGACAGTACGTTTCTCGAAAGAATGAAGTCGCGCTGAGGGGGAAGAAAATCGAAATGTTCTGTATATATGGCGGAACACCTTTACCTCAGGTGGTATGGACCAAAGATGGTCGACCGATACAGTGGAACGATAAGATTCAACAGAACAATTACGGCAAGTCACTGGTAATAAGACACGCCTCTTTCGAAGATCAGGGTACGTATCAGTGCGAATCGTCGAACGGTGTTGGCAGTGCCGAGTCATATTCAATCCGGTTGGAAGTACAAGCAGTGCCATACTTCACTGTTGAACCGGAGATCGTAAATGCTGCAGAAGACGAAACTGCGGAGTTCCGCTGTGAAGCTACCGGTGTTCCGAAGCCCAAGATCATTTGGGTTCATAATGGAAAACCGATCGATCAAACTCCTAATAATCCTCGGCGTATCGTCAGTACTAACAGGATCTACTTCACTAAGTTGGAAAAGAGTGATACGG GTAATTACGGTTGTAACGCCACCAACTCGCTCGGTTATGTATACAAGGACGTTTATTTGAACGTTTTGGCTTTGGCACCCGAAATCACCGAACCTCCAAAACTGGAATACACCGTCGATCGGCGCAATGTTACCATGACCTGTCGTGTATTCGGTGCTCCCAAGCCGGAAGTTAAGTGGATCCGAAATGGTCGTGAACTTACCGGTGGTCGATATCAAATCCTAGAAACTGGAGATCTTTTCATCAAAGGGGTGGAGTTTTCCGATGCAGGCGAGTATACTTGTAATGCTGTGAATAAACTTGGCGAAAAATCAGCCAGCGGTGAACTGGTCGTTAAAGAACACACCCGGATTATTGATGAACCGCAGGATTATGAGGTTGTTGCCGGTACGCAGGCCACTTTCAGGTGCAATGCTGTTGCGGATTCTTCGTTAGGTTTAACGATCGAATGGCTGACAGATGGTGTTCCAATTGATTTTGAAACCCAACCACGATTTGTTATGACGAACGATTACTCTCTGACAATTTCGAAAACGATCGAGCTGGATACGGGAGTGTATTCCTGCGTGGCGAGAACAGACTTGGATGAAGTCAATGCGAATGCTACTTTAACTGTTTATGACAGACCGAACAGTCCTTCTCTGACTGGTATTGAATGTCATCAGGCCGTAGCAACAATTTCATGGAAACCAAACGGCGATAATCGTTCGCCTATTCTACATTATACCATTGAATTTAACACTTCTTTCACTCCGGATAGTTGGGAAATTTCCACGAAAGACGTACCTGCGACTGATTTTACCTACAGTGTAGACATGAGCCCATGGGCCAATTACACGTTCCGGGTGATAGCTATTAACAAAGTTGGCCCTTCGTTACCGTCCGGTCACAGTGATATCTGTACCACACAACCAAGTGTTCCATTCAAAAATCCCGATAACGTCGAAGGGCAGGGAACTGAACCGACCAACTTACTGATCAAATGGACTCCGATGTCGGAAATCGAACACAACGCTCCTAGATTCCAGTATCGTGTATACTGGCAGCTGGATACTGGAGTAGACAACTGGAACACAGAGGATATATTCGATTGGCGGCAGTCAGAATTGCTTGTACGTGATCAGCCCACTTTCCAGCGGTATCGAATTAAAGTTGTAGCCATCAATGAACTTGGTGAAGCAAATGTTGCACCCAAAGAAGTTATCGGATATTCAGGAGAGGATAGACCCCTGGTTGCTCCTACCAATTTTACGCTCATCCAAGTTACCGCCCCTACATCTGCCATTCTCAGTTGGAATCCGGTAACTGAAGAGAGCGTCCGAGGTCATTTCAAAGGCTACAAAATTCAAACCTGGACCGATACCGATGGTGAAGAAAATTTGCGAGAAGTTCTCGTAACATCGGATTCAAAACAAGCTTTAGTCACGGATTTTATCCCGGATTCAACCAACTATGCTCGAATTTTGGCGTATAATGGAAGATTCAATGGGCCAGCCAGCACTACATTATCCTTTGAAACGCCCGAGGGAGTCCCTAATACGATACAATCGCTGGATGCCATACCCCTGGGTTCGTCTGCTTTCCTACTTAAATGGAAGAAACCGCTACAAACAAATGGAAAATTAACCGGCTACAAGATCTACTACGAGGAGGTTAAAGGAACCTCGTTCGGACCTAGGATGGAACGGGAGCCGCACATTCATGACCCACGTATTACCGATGCTAAACTTGGTAAACTGAAGCAGGCTACCAAGTATCGAGTACATGTCGTAGGAACCACAAAAGCAGGAGAGGGTCAAGA CTACTACATCGAACAAAAGACTGCCAGTGGTTTAGCCATACCACCAGACCAACCCTATTTTGCCTGGGAACGTCAGCCTAATGATAATGGTCGTGCTGACATCAAGGTCATTTGGCAACCCAATCTAGAGGGTAAACCGGGATCACATTTCTTCATCAAGTACCGCATCAAGGGAGAAAATCAGTGGTTAATGACCGAACCTGTTCTGTACGAGAACCATCACACCGTTCATGGATTGGATCCGGACAGTAACTACGAGTTCCGAGTAGTTTCAGTCGATGGCGAATATCAAACCGAGTCGCTATCGCAAGAAGTGGACACCTATGGAATAG AGGGCCCAATCAAAGTTCCCAACGAGAATGTGGCCACCGCCGGTTGGTTCATCGGAATGATGCTCGCAATTGCCTTCCTGATACTGTTGCTGATTATCATCTGCATTGTCAAACGAAATCGCGGTGGCAAGTACGATGTGCACGATCGGGAGCTGGCGAATGGACGAAATGATTATACCGAGGAGGGCGGGTTCCCCGAGTACTCGCAGCC AAGGTATGAATGA